A window of Cryptomeria japonica chromosome 3, Sugi_1.0, whole genome shotgun sequence contains these coding sequences:
- the LOC131072067 gene encoding putative anthocyanidin reductase has protein sequence MADEGNQTVKRVCVTGAAGYIGSWLIKNLLERGYTVNATLRNPGDEKKSGPLLELAGAEERLKLFKADLCLEGSFDSAVEGCHGVFHVAGPMDFSKSNLDDFVVPAVNGVHNVMRACVRAKSVRRVIFTSSVTAAAPMNDKGEFSQTCLDERCWSPLNFLKSQTTKLSLYMIAKTLAEQEALKYGLNNNIEVVSILPGVVIGPWLTTMSALTSAQTILSLIGGNDEYYEMLKFMESVLGSVPIVHIDDTCNAHIFLMECTNAQNRYVCASDSLSLKSLKDFTAKHFVQLKNSLKLDEDDGDERYLAASSKKLLDMGFCYKYQLPEAFKETMECLIKNGLLKY, from the exons ATGGCGGACGAAGGTAACCAGACTGTGAAACGAGTGTGTGTGACTGGAGCAGCAGGATATATCGGATCATGGCTAATCAAAAATCTTCTGGAGAGGGGCTACACTGTCAACGCCACCCTTAGAAACCCAG GAGACGAGAAAAAATCTGGGCCTTTGTTGGAGCTGGCGGGGGCAGAGGAAAGGCTTAAACTTTTTAAAGCTGATCTATGTTTAGAGGGCAGCTTTGATTCTGCTGTGGAGGGTTGTCATGGAGTTTTTCATGTGGCAGGTCCCATGGATTTTTCAAAATCTAATCTG GACGATTTTGTTGTACCAGCTGTAAATGGCGTACACAATGTTATGAGAGCCTGTGTAAGAGCTAAATCTGTTAGACGTGTGATTTTCACTTCATCTGTTACAGCGGCTGCTCCAATGAACGACAAGGGGGAATTTAGCCAGACATGCCTTGACGAGAGGTGTTGGAGCCCCTTAAATTTCCTTAAATCTCAGACCACTAAGTTATCTTTGTATATGATAGCTAAGACATTAGCAGAGCAAGAGGCCCTTAAATATGGGCTTAATAATAACATTGAGGTGGTGAGCATTCTACCAGGTGTGGTCATTGGGCCATGGCTTACGACTATGAGTGCTTTAACATCTGctcaaacaatattatctctcatCGGAG GAAATGATGAATATTATGAAATGCTCAAGTTTATGGAATCTGTGCTGGGATCTGTACCAATTGTTCATATTGATGATACTTGCAATGCCCACATATTCCTCATGGAATGCACCAATGCTCAAAACCGCTATGTTTGTGCATCTGATTCTTTGAGTCTCAAGTCCCTCAAAGATTTCACTGCTAAACATTTTGTACAACTCAAGAATTCTCTCAA GTTGGATGAAGATGATGGAGATGAGAGATACCTGGCTGCTTCGTCAAAGAAACTGTTGGATATGGGTTTCTGTTACAAGTATCAGCTACCTGAAGCTTTTAAGGAGACCATGGAATGTCTCATAAAGAATGGACTCCTGAAGTATTGA